The sequence tTTCCCTTGGACCTTCTAAAATTATCGAAAATTTGATTTAAAGATTTATTCTTAAAAGTGTAAAATGACTTTTGTCCCACATTTTAAAAGGtaaaaattttgacttttttgcTTGCTTTATCATCAAACCAATTTTTTTGCATCATTACCTTTATTTAAATTAAGATATATCAAAAAGTAGAAGCATTAAATTGAATAATTGAGGGTATGACAGCAAAAATGTAGCAAGCCTGACATTTTAAGTTGAATAATagattgaatttttttaaatatagtaaaataaaataaaatattgtttaGACTAataatatagatatatataaatTAGAGAAATTGACTTagatgataatttttttttaaaaaaaagcaGTCCATAGCACTCTTTtttatattgtaaatatgacaAATGTAATGAAATATATGATTACCAAAAAGCtgtttttaaatttgctatttttgcgatttaaaaaatgtagtgacatgtgTTCTATTATCGTACacttttttactatttttacaaATGTCCCCAAAGTGATATTTAATTATGTATCTATTGTTataaattgtgatattttgatatattttgtaaatacttttactaaattttatcacttaaaataaaatttcaaattaagtagtagaaaaaaacaataaaatcctttttttttacataaagGAACAAAATCGTTAGTAAACCAAATAAAACAAAGGAAATTGGGCATTtaagtatttaaaaataaaggCAAACCATTTAAAGAAACTACACAGTGAAACAGAATATATGTTGGGTTTGAAAGTTGAAGCAGAATCAAAGGAATTTTGGAGCAATCTTCATGTAAAAGAAacagagaaagaaagaaagaaaccgAACACCAtcgatgatgatgatgatgatgatgggtTATGAATAATAATAGCAGTTGGTAGGTGCTAAGCTAAGCTAAAGCTAAACCAAGCCAATTCATTGGATGCTTCTCATTTCTCGATTTTCGAGCTTCCCaattctctctcttctttctcaTTTTTCTCTCTGTAATCTGTAAAAAGGAGGGACACATAAAGGCGACGGACACTCACAACCTTCTTTTTCGACGTTACACTAAATTTCCCTTTCCGTTTCACCATTTGTTTTTTCTCATAAACCACCTATGGTTGTTGTCGCATTATCACTTGCCTtctcttgttcttcttctttggGCAGTGGATTCTGCAGCTGACACCCTTCTACTGTCAGACCCACCGTTCTAATGTTCTTTTTCTACCATTTCATCAATTAAAAATAGCTTCTGCGAGATTTCTCAGAGTAGGGGTCTTggacgtttttttttttaaaactggTTCTTACATTTGTATTTTTTACTGCTTTGTTTGTTTGGTTGTGAGAGTAATGGGGTTTTGAAGCTGTGTGATTCTGGTTGTTTATTCTTCTTATTTTGTCTTTTTTGCGAATCCTTGAACCAATCAAGCTGCTGTGAATCGTAATGCTCGAGTTTGAGCATAGAAGATTCGAGTAGAACAATAAGAGGAGTTGAAGTCTGAACCCCAGCTGAGAAAAGCATTGTCCGGTTATTTTGGTATCTCTTTGTCTTTTCATGGATCTTGTAATTTGGTCACTTGGGTATTGTTGGTTGTGAATTTTTATAACGAACATTGGATTTTAAGCCGTTTGATTGGGTTTTCGAATCACTTAAACTTGGAAGAGGGAGATTCTGTGGGGCAGTTGAGTTTATTCAAACATTGTCAAAGGTAAGCCCAATAAGAATTTATTATTAGGGAGTTTCTCGCTTTGGGGTTTGATTGTATCAGCGTTTCTCCTTAATGATTGTTCTGCTTGAGTTTCTTTCAATTGGGTCTACTATTTCTGGTGCGTTTGTGATTGAAATTCTATAGCAGACATCTTTTATTTGGTATCCATTTGGTGAAATGGGTTGTGCTGCCTCAAGTATTGATGAGGAGGAGAGAGTGAAGGCTTGTAGGGAGAGGAAGAAGCTAATGAAACAGTTAATAGGGTTTAGGAAAGAATTTGCAGATTCCCTGCTAGCTTACTTGAGGGCATTGAAAAATACAGGTGCAACCCTTAGACAATTTACTGAGTCTGAAACATTGGAGCTTGAAGATACTATTTATGGCTTGGCATCTCCTCCATCACCACCTCCCCCTTTGCCTCCCTCTCCACCCCCACCTCCACCTTTTAGCCCTGATTTGAGGAAGCATGGAGCTGAAGATGCACAAAAGGATGAGCTTGCCCAAGAAGAAAGCATAGTTATCGATGAGGATGAGGATGAGGATGATCACTCTCCATCACCTCCAATCTTGAGCTCATCTTGGGAGTATTGGGATCCTTTCGAGCATTCTGCTGTGCATCAACAAAAAAAGAGTGAAACTGTGGGGCCAGTTGAAGAGGAAAATTGGGCAGAGACTAGAAGCGAATTTGAGGAAGAGGATAAGAAGGAGGAAGCTGTGGAAGATGTTGTGGATCCAGTACCTAAGAGTCTAGAGCAAAGGGAATTGATAAGTAGTATTTCTTCTACGAGTAGCTTGCATATGAAGGTGGCTACAGACATGGGCTTGATATCATGGAAAAATAAGAAAACCTTGGGAGCTGTGGTCAAGGAACTCGATGAGTATTTTCTTAAAGCATCGGCCGGTATAAAAGAAATAGCAGTTCTCATTGATGTCAGTGTTGGAAATGATTTTCCACCGCATAATTTCAGGGAAAACAAGAGTAAATACTCTCTTTCGTTATTCACTTCTTTGTCTCCTTTATGCAGTTGATCTCGTTTTTAACTTTCATATTTGATTTTCCTTGAAACGGATGAAAAATTAACACTTcctttttccaaaaataaaaaaaatatctgGTATGGTTTCATTTTTTCCCTTAATTATGGCATCGAACTTATTTAGAGGAGTTAATATTGAGCATACTACTAATGCATCCCCCCTGCAATTGTAGTCTTTTGCCTTCCAATGCATTTGCAATTAACCTTGAAAGCATTCAGCACTCCTCGATTTTTTTTATGCCGGTGTTTTTGTTTTAGTCTCTTTTGTGTTTGTTATGTGCTGATATTATTTGTTAGTTTGTGGTTGAGGTCTCAGTCGACTTCTTTTGGCTTCTTTAGGGCTGGCATTTTCCACAGGATGTTAcattcttttttcttgtttttgagATGCATACTTTGATGTCTTGGAAAATAAGTGGATAACCAATAAGATTCAGGCTTTTGTTTAACCGTAGTTTCAGATAATGCAATGCTTCCGTTACTAATTTAGTCTCTAAACTTAAAAAGTATCTAAGAAGTCTAAAATTTCAATGTCATGCCTAGTAGGTTTTTATTTCAGTGAGCTTTTTGTGTTTAATAGATTTTTTACCTTTGAAAAATGACTCACCAATCAAGAACCTTGACACGAGTTTATTTGGTATTTTAAATTTCCAGACCTATTAGCAGAATACTGAAAGTTTAAACCCCTTTGGAATACTTTTTTAAGTTCAAAGATCTATTCGACACAATATTGAAAGTTTATAAACCTCTTAGAtacttttttaatttaagaGATCTTTAGACATAAACTCTAAACCTTTGTTTCTTGGTTTAAAAAGGGAAAATATCATATTTTCTTTCATAACCTCTATTACTTTAATTCACCATCAATCATGCTTCAGTTCCCATTACTTTCTCGCAAATTCCTCAAGCAACTATTGATCCTATGATTACAGGGAAGAGAAGCAATTCTGCTAAAGTCTTCAATGCGTTATCACGGAGGTGGTCATCTAACTCACTTCAGTTTGCAACAGATGCAGTTGAGTTTCTTGGTCCCAATGAACCGTGCCAACCTGGAGCTCATTGTATCACCCTAAAAAAGCTTTATGCAGCAGAGCAAAGACTTCAAAAAGACATTaaggtaaaaagaaaaagaaaaaaaataaaatacaagaACCCTACTGATATTAACTGTTGTGCCAAATCTCAGAATATATGTTTTGTTTGTCTCATCATTGCGATAATATTTATAGGCTATGGTGACCTATGTCCCACAGAAATAGATGATAGCAAAAAAGTGAAATATTGTGAAAAAAATTATACGATCATCTTGTAGTTGTTGATATGATACCATCTTTAAGATTAATATCTGCTCCAAGAATCAATCGTACTCTTGAACGTTTGATGGAGTTTGATCATGATGAAGAAATTCCTCATCCACGTCTTAATCCAGGACAGCTTAATTTGAATCTTTTACCCTTGTTCTCCCAACAACTACTTGCTCTTGCCATGTGGAAAGTAACTGCCCAAAGAATTTAAGTTTCCGCTCTGTGCCTGATTTTTGGGGGTGTTAATATGCAAGGCGAGGTCCACCAAAGACATCCTGATATGCAAGATGTGGTTGAGCAATGGCCTTCTAATATTCTGTTACACTCAATCTCCATGATGACGATCAAAATTTTCCTTTGATCTTACCTGAGAACATTTTCGTGATTTGTCCATTATATCTTAAAGTTGTGGACCAAGTTTCAAAGAGGTGTTTGGACCCCTAACTCAAGTGGTTGGAGTGAGCTATTATAGCTGATTTCATGTTTGGGATTTCAATTATAATAGTTGGTGTTTCTAACTATTATAATATAACCAACAATTAACTGCACTATTACTATTTTTAATCCCTCTTTGTTACGATGTTTACTCTTTTCTACTcatcctttctttttcttgttgtACAGTCTTTACTATTTCCTACGTAGACTAAATAATTTGCACTCAAAATATAGACTTTTATAACTCATACTAAAATAGTTCTCATCACAAAATATGGACTATTATAACTCATAGACTACAATAACCACTAACTTAATCAACTTAGCGCCCCAAACAACTCCTTAGAGGTTGAGTTCACAGGACCGGTACCTTATTTTGCTGGGAAGTCTTGTAGATAGCCGGAGCAACTGTTTTCATTTATCAGTGAACTTTACTGAACTGGTATTTTGAACTGGAACCTACTGGCTGCTGTAACTTCATGGATGGACTTTGTTTATTGTTAGCCTTGTAGATTGTTTTTGAAGACTGTAACTTACGTTAGTATGAAATGATGCCAATTCAAGGCAGGTTTGATTGATATATAATACTGGTAGTTGTTATTCATCCACTGTTGAATTTCCTATATATCTTTTGTAATGTTGATTGTGtattatgtatgtatgtgtgtgtgtgtgtgtgtattatttttgtgattattttttcttattgttTGATGACCTTTCTTCAGAAATAAGAGGACCTTGTATTTGATTcagaaaatagaagaaatacagtaattttgtttcttttcaaaTCTAAGTATTACTTGCATATGATTCTATATCCTTCATAAGTTTTATTGAGATTTTCTTGtccttttttcttataaaattttcatattttgtaGGAAGAAGAAGGTACCAATCTAGAGTATGAAAAGAAAGCTTTGCTACTACAAAAACAAGAGGATGAACATCATGATTGGACCAAAATTGAGAAAACTCGCCAGACTGTTGAGGGTTTGGAGTCTGACATAATACGTCTGCGGCAAGCTATAGGTGAACATTGTGCTTCTATATTGGCACTAATGGATGAAGAACTGTATCCACAACTGGTTGCTTTAACTTCGGGGTAAATGCACAAAGGTTTTATTTGAGTCCTGGCGATAAAAGTTTACCTTCCTTTTATATGCTTATTACAGGAAAGTTCAACAGTGCCACTTTCTGAATGAATATGAACGACGACTGACTTGGTTGCCTTCATCTATTCTCCCCACTAAATGATTTCATCCTCATTCATTCTTCCCTGTTAAGGAAGTTGGAGACTTTTTAGACTGCATATCTTTCGTGAGCCAAACCTGCTTACTAACAATTGCACAAATTTTGCAAAAGCTATACTGAAGCTAAAATAATCTCTCTGCCTTTGGCCTTTTGGCAAAGATCTGTGTTCTCATGCAAACTGAGTCTTATAATTATCTATCGTcgtcctttttcattttttttttcatttttattcaGGTTATTGCACATGTGGAAGATAATGTCTGAATGCCATCAAGTTCAGAATCAAATCTCCCAGCAGTTGAACCGTCATATTAACAACCATGACATTGATCTAAGTACAGATTACCATCGCCAGGCCACAGCTCAGCTTGCAGCTGAGATAACTGTGTGGTACAGCAGCTTCTGCAATCTCGTAAAATATCAGCGAGAGTACGTAAAAACCCTCTGTAGGTGGACTCAACTTACTGACTTCCTTGTCGATCATGATAGACAGAGTGTCTGTGCATCTGTGGTTCTTAACATCTGTGGAAAATGGCAGGATACCCTTGAAAGATTACCTGACAAGGTACTTATCTGGGTGTAATTTTGTGAATACTTTGGCCTTGTTCTGATGATTAAAGATATGGCTCAATGGAGAATGTTGTCATGGTAAATGTTGATCTTTTAGTTCAAAGTTggttcaaaattaaaaaacaaaaagatcaAAATTCAATCCTAAATTAAGCATATCGTTTTAGAATATCATATCACACGTGGTTAGGAAATTATAAACCGCATTATCTTAGAAGGTCGTAGATATGCTTTAAATGCTAAACCATGCTCATTTTGGCTGTAATTGAGCATATTTGAAATTTATCTTCGGTAGAAGATAAGATGCTTCTTTGACAAATCATACTTTATATTATTCTGTATGTCTAATCATATGCTGAAAGATTGTAATCTTCTTTTATCTTCCTTTAACTATCAATTATTtattaaactttttttattGTGTGTTTTGGTTGGCTCTCCTTTGTTGTGGCTTCCTTTTTTGTGTTACTCGCTTGTGTGCATTATTGCCATTACAGACAGATGTAATTGGTAGATTTCTACTCACCAAGTGAATATTTTGCCTCTGCCACCTTTAATTACTTAAAAGACATTAAAAATTGGCCCACTTTAAGtatattttattgaatttttccCATTTACTTTGCACGAAAATCATCAAACTTCTATTCCCTTCCTTTCCTCCTACTGTGTTCTTCACTCTATTCCCTCCCTGTCTTTCTTTCAGGCAACTTCAGAGGCCATCAAGAATCTCTTGTCAGCCATAAACTCCCTACTACTCCAGCAAGTGGAGGAACAAAACCTCCAAAGGAAATACGAAAAGCTGGATAAGAGACTTCAAAAAGAGATGCACTCATTGGCGGATATGGAAATGAAACTTGGGGGAAACTCTTTGTCTGAAGTTGGAAATGACAATTTGAACTCCAAGAATCCTCTGATGCTAAAGCGTGCAAAAACCGATGCCTTGAAGCAACTTGTCGAGACCGAGAAGGCCAAATATCTAAACTCCATCCAGGTTAGCCGAGCCATGACTTCAAACCATCTGAAAACAGGCCTCCCCAATGTTTTTCAGGCACTTATGGGATTTGCTAGTTTCTCTGTACAGGGTATGGAGTCTGTTTGTAGTAATGTTACACCACCCCAGGAATGTTGTAATGATGCAACAGTAAGCTCTACTAATTGAGTTTGTTAGCATTTTGGGATAGTAATGGGCCCATCGAACATGTTTTTCTTTATCAACAGAATTTTACTTGTTCTGCACAAAATTTCCTATGTTTTATTGGATGTCAGTTTAACCATCATACCAATACATGAAGTCCAAATTTATATcaagtaattaaattataattttctgCAGTTTGGGTCTATGAAGTCCTTGGTTTAATTGGGGATAAGGCATTTCTCTCCCaattatccttttttttttcccaaccTGCCTCTGCCTCTCACTTGATGAACTGTCATTTTTTTCCTGCAAAATTTGTCCTTTATGCATTTGAGATTTTGAAGTTTCACCCTTTGAAAAGTCATTTCCATCTTGAAGTTAATGAGATTAGGACCATTCAAAtgaagtatttttttaaaaactaagatTGGACGACTATAGTCTTATTATCCTATTATTTATAACACTTCTTTTTCCTTACAAATTACTAAGTATGACAGTGGTAGTGATTCCATAAAAATTTTCCATATAAGATGATTGgacccttttttcttttttatcaatTAGTTTTTTTGGACTACCAATAAAACAAGTAACTAAGGTTAAACTATTATCTCATCTCGTCAAGTTTCTCTTCATCCAttgatgatttaagatggtATTAGAGTATGTTGAAGAGGTCTTATTTTAAAtcttaatatattattttctctcaaattaaaattggcTTTCCACTTTTTAGGTTCTTTtacatataatattaaatttttatcccACAAGTGAGTAAAGTGTTAGACAAtacaatattaaatttttacttTTACTCATCAATTTAAGATTTTGGGTTAATCAATGATTTAAGAAGGAAGAGAATGCTATTAGAAAAGAAGTCTTTTCAGATCAAAAAACAACATTGAGCGAAAACTAAATTTGCAATAGCATGGACATATTTGTTCTCATTATTGTGATTAAAATGAGAAATGTTAATAAGAACGGTATAAGATGATTAGGACAAATTTATTTGAGTTCATGAAT comes from Cucumis melo cultivar AY chromosome 12, USDA_Cmelo_AY_1.0, whole genome shotgun sequence and encodes:
- the LOC103488153 gene encoding protein ALTERED PHOSPHATE STARVATION RESPONSE 1 encodes the protein MGCAASSIDEEERVKACRERKKLMKQLIGFRKEFADSLLAYLRALKNTGATLRQFTESETLELEDTIYGLASPPSPPPPLPPSPPPPPPFSPDLRKHGAEDAQKDELAQEESIVIDEDEDEDDHSPSPPILSSSWEYWDPFEHSAVHQQKKSETVGPVEEENWAETRSEFEEEDKKEEAVEDVVDPVPKSLEQRELISSISSTSSLHMKVATDMGLISWKNKKTLGAVVKELDEYFLKASAGIKEIAVLIDVSVGNDFPPHNFRENKRKRSNSAKVFNALSRRWSSNSLQFATDAVEFLGPNEPCQPGAHCITLKKLYAAEQRLQKDIKEEEGTNLEYEKKALLLQKQEDEHHDWTKIEKTRQTVEGLESDIIRLRQAIGEHCASILALMDEELYPQLVALTSGLLHMWKIMSECHQVQNQISQQLNRHINNHDIDLSTDYHRQATAQLAAEITVWYSSFCNLVKYQREYVKTLCRWTQLTDFLVDHDRQSVCASVVLNICGKWQDTLERLPDKATSEAIKNLLSAINSLLLQQVEEQNLQRKYEKLDKRLQKEMHSLADMEMKLGGNSLSEVGNDNLNSKNPLMLKRAKTDALKQLVETEKAKYLNSIQVSRAMTSNHLKTGLPNVFQALMGFASFSVQGMESVCSNVTPPQECCNDATVSSTN